Proteins from a genomic interval of Rosa chinensis cultivar Old Blush chromosome 2, RchiOBHm-V2, whole genome shotgun sequence:
- the LOC112185382 gene encoding uncharacterized protein LOC112185382, which yields MLHQSYKVCSICSMVGHSAETCTSIRYGGYYGQNTMLGGFQDNQGHWNNYYSPPYSPAWDNSPYSSWNNNPNMQQGSFNAFDASLCSYHDYRPQAPPPQNSGMANNYDEMIKALNAATQAMIQEQQALDASIQQARENGDDWAETQRRWETFISQEQPSTLMVTLEEFPTTTALDQPQDEFNDSSYVEDEIRDLDESYEEQRNVETCEDYELCCITELEKWEMEDPFDDDEDESYQGGSKDELHANVSQVPETIMLPYEDPKSYETIMEDCLKEESIKASTFGPLLLAHGRPHDSSAPHSSSTHVLPIQATFEFVDHAEMVICEHLKSDKEVILAVIVKLKKRWRQRKRRKEKRSIKSHFSIAPKLPKLLARDHAISLKKLKHLIEPRPKPPDYT from the coding sequence ATGCTGCATCAATCTTACAAGGTGTGTTCCATATGCTCCATGGTTGGTCATTCAGCAGAGACATGTACAAGCATCCGGTATGGAGGATACTATGGTCAAAATACCATGCTTGGAGGATTTCAAGACAACCAAGGGCATTGGAATAATTACTATTCACCTCCATACAGTCCAGCATGGGATAACTCTCCATATTCTTCATGGAACAACAATCCAAATATGCAGCAAGGATCTTTCAATGCGTTTGATGCTTCCCTATGTTCATACCATGATTATAGGCCACAAGCACCTCCACCTCAAAACTCAGGTATGGCTAATAATTATGATGAGATGATTAAGGCTCTAAATGCTGCAACTCAAGCTATGATTCAGGAACAGCAAGCTTTGGATGCTTCCATACAGCAAGCTCGTGAGAATGGTGATGATTGGGCAGAAACTCAAAGGCGTTGGGAGACCTTTATATCTCAAGAGCAACCTTCTACACTGATGGTAACTTTAGAGGAGTTCCCAACAACTACGGCTTTGGATCAGCCTCAAGATGAGTTCAATGATTCAAGCTATGTTGAGGATGAAATAAGGGATTTGGATGAGTCTTATGAAGAGCAACGCAATGTTGAGACATGTGAGGACTACGAACTATGTTGCATAACCGAGCTTGAAAAATGGGAAATGGAAGATCcctttgatgatgatgaagatgaatcCTATCAAGGAGGAAGTAAGGATGAGCTTCATGCAAATGTGTCCCAAGTGCCTGAAACAATCATGTTACCTTATGAAGATCCAAAATCTTACGAGACCATAATGGAGGATTGCTTAAAAGAGGAGTCCATCAAGGCTTCTACATTTGGACCTTTATTGCTAGCACATGGAAGACCACATGATTCTTCAGCGCCTCATTCAAGCTCTACACATGTTCTCCCCATCCAAGCAACGTTTGAGTTTGTTGATCATGCGGAGATGGTGATATGTGAGCACCTCAAATCTGATAAGGAGGTCATTCTTGCTGTGATTGTTAAACTTAAGAAAAGATGGAGACAACGGAAGAGGAGAAAGGAAAAGAGGAGCATCAAATCTCATTTTTCCATTGCTCCCAAGTTACCTAAGTTACTTGCAAGGGACCATGCAATATCTTTGAAGAAGCTTAAGCATCTAATCGAACCGCGGCCTAAACCTCCTGATTACACTTAA